In Mytilus galloprovincialis chromosome 1, xbMytGall1.hap1.1, whole genome shotgun sequence, the following are encoded in one genomic region:
- the LOC143044210 gene encoding uncharacterized protein LOC143044210: MSFQPPNIYANLSNGRSPVNSSSNSRISNGSSYEMIPPGSGSRTPADLSFMNFPVVAPLSFSEISAEQALERVQELMKENQSLREYLKENNAVINNKYQEIADWKERIKKYHKHNQEKCEEAKNVILNLRSENENFKKQLQETKNQAFHSLSEKISQLEKEKKELEEITRNQAKFQDNTDAFVKVEDENLTQENQQLTSRANTLEVQVREFRDSNEQLFKDLEKLKQMKDNIQSENSDLTNQNIELSQKLQNVLSDCKAAKAENRHLKHQMSQNDSSMPQGYSLLQGNDRERDNLQRGNEGDHKQMSQLQEMVKNLQIEIHEKNRTLDDYRTRQEQQVSQLTQKHQMELMEKLQNAKEEQSSDIRSLQAQVLSLINEVTESQNKCEGATATIDQRNARISELEMIAKRKQEETNKAVQDLTNLKAALSNYEAALSNERRDHQNSKKQMAELRTSFNQMVADYKDLLTDYENYKKKMQQSSIGESEKQKLLNKIGSLTAQVLAAEEAVKYRDEEVKEYKESVKYREEEVRNLKSENHRLTDEVNSTIPVLKAQGEIWEQDFHAEREAREKMHTEKEALTAEMNQLQIQNQHLLDELESLSRGQFADFQKRHAKQQPYANQIRTQLRVVGPNQQNIVYPYQQAPMADRGGGNQMVYPHPQQDAKRQENSNQAASQPTEEDILNCPKCNQVCPDLDSLQIHVLDCIDN, encoded by the exons ATGTCATTTCAACCACCAAATATTTATGCCAACTTAAGTAACGGGAGATCTCCTGTCAACAGTAGCAGTAATAGTCGTATCTCCAACGGATCATCATATGAAATGATTCCTCCAGGTTCAGGCAGTAGAACTCCAGCTGATTTAAGCTTCATGAACTTTCCAGTTGTAGCCCCACTATCCTTTAGTGAAATCTCTGCAGAACAAGCCCTAGAAAGGGTACAAGAACTAATGAAAGAAAATCAAAGTCTCAGAG AATACCTCAAAGAAAACAATGCTGTTATTAATAATAAATACCAGGAAATCGCAGATTGGAaagaaagaataaagaaatatcaTAAACACAACCAAGAAAAGTGTGAAGAGGCCAAAAATGTTATTCTCAATCTTAGATCAGAAAACGAAAATTTTAAGAAGCAATTACAGGAAACCAAAAATCAGGCATTTCATAGTCTG AGTGAAAAAATAAGCCAActagaaaaagagaaaaaagaactTGAAGAGATAACAAGGAATCAGGCAAAGTTTCAAGACAATACTGATGCCTTTGTGAAA gttGAAGATGAAAATCTAACACAAGAAAATCAACAACTTACTTCAAGAGCCAACACATTGGAAGTACAAGTTCGGGAATTCCGTGATAGCAATGAACAATTATTCAAAGATCTAGAAAAACTCAAGCAAATGAAAGATAATATTCAGTCTGAAAATTCAGACTTGACAAATCAAAACATTGAGCTTAGccaaaaactacaaaatgtacTGTCTGATTGTAAGGCTGCCAAAGCAGAAAACCGCCATCTGAAACATCAGATGTCACAAAATGACAGCAGTATGCCACAAGGTTACAGCTTATTACAAG GCAATGACAGAGAAAGAGATAATTTACAAAGAGGAAATGAAGGAGATCACAAACAGATGTCTCAGCTGCAGGAAATG GTGAAAAATCTACAAATAGAGATCCATGAAAAGAACAGAACATTAGATGACTATAGAACACGACAAGAACAACAGGTCTCTCAGTTAACACAGAAACATCAGATGGAACTGATGGAGAAATTACAGAATGCCAAAGAAGAACAG TCCTCAGACATTAGAAGCTTGCAGGCCCAAGTTTTATCTTTGATCAATGAAGTTACAGAATCCCAAAACAAATGTGAAGGGGCTACAGCTACAATAGATCAACGTAATGCAAG AATCTCTGAACTAGAAATGATAGCAAAGAGAAAACAAGAAGAAACCAATAAAGCTGTACAAGATTTAACCAATCTGAAGGCTGCATTATCAAATTATGAGGCTGCATTGAGTAATGAAAGAAGGGATCATCAGAATTCAAA GAAACAGATGGCAGAATTGAGGACTTCATTTAATCAAATGGTCGCTGACTACAAAGATCTTTTAACAGACTATGAAAACTACAAGAAAAAGATGCAG CAATCTAGTATTGGTGAATCAGAGAAACAAAAACTGTTAAACAAAATAGGATCCTTGACAGCACAAGTTCTAGCTGCAGAGGAGGCCGTCAAGTATAGAGACGAGGAGGTGAAAGAATATAAAGAATCTGTTAAATATAGAGAAGAAGAAGTGAGGAATTTGAAGTCAGAAAATCATAGATTGACAGATGAAGTTAATAGTACCATTCCAGTGCTTAAGGCTCAG GGTGAAATATGGGAACAAGATTTCCATGCAGAGCGTGAAGCTAGAGAAAAGATGCATACTGAGAAAGAAGCTCTGACGGCAGAGATGAaccaactccaaatacaaaaccaACATTTACTGGATGAATTAGAATCACTTTCTAGAGGACAGTTTGCTGATTTTCAAAAAAGGCATGCCAAACAGCAACCTTATGCAAACCAGATTCGTACCCAACTTCGTGTTGTTGGACCTAATCAACAGAACATTGTATATCCTTATCAGCAAGCACCAATGGCTGATCGAGGTGGAGGCAATCAGATGGTATATCCACATCCACAACAAGACGCCAAAAGACAAGAG AATTCCAATCAAGCTGCCAGTCAGCCAACAGAAGAAGATATACTGAACTGTCCCAAATGTAATCAAGTCTGTCCTGATTTAGACTCACTACAAATCCATGTCTTAGACTGTATTGATAACTGA